The proteins below are encoded in one region of Oxyura jamaicensis isolate SHBP4307 breed ruddy duck unplaced genomic scaffold, BPBGC_Ojam_1.0 oxyUn_random_OJ67552, whole genome shotgun sequence:
- the NEURL4 gene encoding neuralized-like protein 4: protein MMTGNGVMHNGTTVLDEYGHNLDRLKAGDTVGVVRRADGTLHFFVNGTPQGPAAWNVPPGVYAVVDLYGQAAQATIVGDG, encoded by the exons ATGATGACGGGCAACGGGGTGATGCACAACGGCACCACCGTGCTGGACGAGTACGGCCACAACCTCGACCGCCTCAAG GCGGGGGACACGGTGGGGGTGGTGCGGCGGGCGGACGGCACCCTGCACTTCTTCGTCAACGGGACCCCCCAGGGCCCCGCCGCCTGGAACGTGCCCCCCGGCGTCTACGCCGTCGTCGACCTCTACGGGCAGGCGGCGCAGGCCACCATCGTGGGGGACGGGG